In a genomic window of Pelotomaculum thermopropionicum SI:
- the XerD gene encoding site-specific recombinase XerD has product MSTVYRPAPTPAKLQEIEETLTGCWKEDVWDITDPIFDEFRSERWTLPNKIIDFSRLQPGIKEEVKFFFVHRLREHTLRLQTAVVYGFCFARFADFLERAYPRIRSFTYLEIERVMTRWRSYLVEQGVSVSKKGRLSSTQYETLLQQVYQFMVNFYDEREEFEKNVWDMRKIPGAKYTQNKAHYLLSFTDIPLPFRPLAKRYLKVRVGIRSYAQCATDLMALRLFLRFIHKQYPDWKDLKSLSRKDMENYLLWYRSYTEGWQKRHYEYLVSLRNFLDYIQQAGYPEAPEKPYVSLLFKEDFPKLAKRSEEDIKFIPEGVLRQLEENLDQLTPPEYIPVIVILRATGWRSSDILNLRYDNCLDRTAQGWWLCGDILKTQVLNHRVPITDEVATVVQAVVDEVEEKSTPENNPKKLLFVRLDGKRRGRPPMGSSIRRALNILAQKCSIVDDQGRLFHFGNHAFRHTKGVELINNGMNLVHVQKWMAHASPEMTLRYARILDTTMRKSWEEATKNGLFRIDPTGKPVKIDPSDVENEGLIEWEYIRYNLDAVRTPLGYCLKPHKVECKHQLNPCLTCRNLCITPDFIPQFEAEIREVKAVIERGKAQGRTIWVEKNEVILGRYEAILTVLKEGHTHHLAGKKGREYVGEERLNVRQTPA; this is encoded by the coding sequence TTGAGTACGGTTTACAGGCCGGCCCCGACGCCGGCAAAATTGCAGGAAATCGAGGAAACCCTGACGGGCTGCTGGAAAGAGGATGTGTGGGACATTACTGACCCCATCTTTGATGAGTTTCGGTCTGAACGTTGGACACTACCCAATAAAATTATTGACTTTTCTCGTCTACAGCCAGGCATTAAGGAAGAGGTCAAGTTTTTCTTTGTTCACCGCCTCCGTGAACACACCTTGCGGTTACAAACGGCGGTCGTTTACGGATTTTGCTTTGCCCGCTTTGCTGACTTTCTGGAACGGGCCTATCCCAGGATCAGAAGTTTTACGTATTTGGAGATAGAGAGAGTTATGACCAGGTGGCGTTCTTACCTGGTTGAACAGGGGGTTTCGGTCAGCAAAAAAGGCCGTTTATCCAGTACCCAATACGAAACTCTGTTACAGCAGGTATATCAGTTTATGGTCAACTTCTACGACGAGCGGGAGGAGTTTGAAAAGAACGTCTGGGACATGCGGAAAATACCGGGAGCGAAATATACCCAAAACAAAGCTCATTACCTGCTTTCTTTTACGGACATTCCCCTTCCCTTCCGGCCCCTGGCTAAAAGATACCTGAAGGTACGGGTAGGCATTCGGTCATATGCCCAATGTGCAACAGACTTGATGGCTCTGCGTTTGTTTCTGCGTTTCATCCACAAGCAATATCCTGACTGGAAAGACCTTAAGAGTTTATCTCGTAAGGATATGGAAAATTATCTTCTATGGTATCGGTCGTACACAGAAGGCTGGCAAAAACGGCACTATGAATATTTAGTCAGCCTGCGGAACTTTTTAGATTACATACAACAGGCGGGGTATCCGGAGGCGCCAGAGAAACCTTACGTTTCGCTGTTGTTTAAGGAAGATTTTCCTAAGTTGGCTAAGCGATCGGAAGAAGATATTAAATTTATCCCTGAAGGGGTTCTAAGGCAACTGGAAGAAAATCTGGACCAGTTGACGCCTCCGGAGTACATCCCTGTAATCGTTATTCTTCGTGCCACGGGCTGGCGCAGCTCCGACATCCTGAACCTCCGTTACGATAACTGCCTGGACCGTACTGCCCAAGGATGGTGGCTCTGCGGGGATATTCTGAAAACGCAGGTGCTAAACCACCGCGTTCCCATTACCGACGAGGTGGCTACAGTGGTTCAGGCAGTAGTTGATGAGGTTGAGGAAAAAAGCACGCCTGAAAACAACCCTAAAAAATTGTTGTTTGTCCGCCTTGATGGAAAACGCAGGGGTCGGCCACCAATGGGGTCGTCCATTCGGCGAGCCCTTAACATATTGGCCCAAAAATGTAGTATTGTAGACGACCAAGGCCGGTTATTCCACTTTGGCAACCACGCTTTCCGCCACACCAAGGGCGTCGAACTAATTAACAACGGGATGAACCTTGTCCATGTCCAGAAGTGGATGGCCCACGCCTCCCCAGAAATGACCCTGCGCTACGCCAGGATTCTCGACACAACCATGCGGAAGTCCTGGGAAGAGGCCACTAAAAACGGCCTTTTCCGGATTGACCCTACAGGGAAGCCGGTAAAAATTGACCCTTCCGACGTTGAGAACGAGGGCCTGATCGAGTGGGAGTATATTCGTTACAACCTAGACGCCGTGAGGACGCCTTTGGGTTATTGCCTCAAGCCCCACAAGGTGGAGTGTAAGCATCAGCTGAACCCTTGCCTAACCTGCCGCAATTTGTGCATCACCCCTGATTTTATTCCGCAGTTCGAGGCGGAAATCAGGGAGGTAAAGGCTGTCATCGAGCGCGGCAAGGCCCAGGGCCGGACCATCTGGGTGGAGAAAAACGAGGTCATTCTGGGACGTTACGAAGCGATTCTGACTGTTCTAAAGGAAGGCCATACCCACCACCTGGCAGGAAAAAAAGGGCGGGAGTACGTGGGGGAGGAACGTTTAAATGTCCGGCAAACACCAGCGTAA